Proteins co-encoded in one Mus musculus strain C57BL/6J chromosome 14 genomic patch of type FIX, GRCm38.p6 PATCHES MG3627_PATCH genomic window:
- the Arf4 gene encoding ADP-ribosylation factor 4, translating into MGLTISSLFSRLFGKKQMRILMVGLDAAGKTTILYKLKLGEIVTTIPTIGFNVETVEYKNICFTVWDVGGQDKIRPLWRHYFQNTQGLIFVVDSNDRERIQEGAAVLQKMLLEDELQDAVLLLFANKQDLPNAMAISEMTDKLGLQSLRNRTWYVQATCATQGTGLYEGLDWLSNELSKR; encoded by the exons ATGGGCCTCaccatctcctctctcttctcgcGCCTGTTCGGCAAGAAGCAGATGCGCATTTTGATGG TTGGATTGGATGCTGCTGGCAAGACGACAATTCTGTATAAACTGAAATTAGGGGAAATAGTCACCACCATTCCTACCATTG GTTTTAATGTGGAAACAGTAGAATATAAGAACATTTGTTTCACAGTATGGGATGTTGGTGGTCAAGATAAAATTAGGCCTCTCTGGAGGCATTACTTCCAGAATACCCAG GGTCTCATTTTTGTGGTAGATAGCAATGATCGTGAAAGAATCCAGGAAGGAGCAGCTGTGCTGCAGAAAATG CTTCTGGAAGATGAGCTGCAGGATGCAGTGCTGCTCCTTTTTGCAAACAAACAGGATCTGCCAAACGCTATGGCCATCAGTGAGATGACAGACAAGCTAGGTCTGCAGTCTCTCCGAAACAGAACA TGGTATGTCCAAGCCACTTGTGCTACACAAGGAACTGGTCTGTATGAGGGACTGGATTGGCTGTCAAATGAACTTTCAAAACGTTAA